The DNA region GCGCGCGGACAGTGTTGGACGCGGCGCTTTTGCACGAGGTCATCGCGGGCCACGACCCGAAGGACGGCACCTCCACGAAACGTGCGGTGCCTTCGGTCGTCGAAGCCGCGAAAGCCGGGGCGGCGGGAGATCTGAAGGGCCTGAAGGTCGGTGTGGTCAAAGAGCTCCACGGCTACGGCTACCAGCCGGGGGCCTACGCGGCGTTCGAGGCGGCTGTTCGGCAGGTGCAGGCGCTCGGAGCGGAGGCGGTCGAGGTCTCCTGCCCGCACTTCCCGTTCGCGATGCCCGCCTACTACCTCATCCTGCCGTCGGAGGTCTCCTCGAACCTCGCCCGGTTCGACGGCGTCCGCTACGGCGCCCGCGTTGGCGACGACGGGCGGGCCGATGTGGCGAGTGTGATGACGGCGAGCCGTTCCTCAGGCTTCGGGCCGGAGGTCAAACGCCGGGTCATCATCGGCACGTACGCCCTTTCCGCCGGTTACTACGACGCTTTTTACGGGCAGGCCCAGAAAGTGCGGGCCTTGGTCGCCCAAGATTTCGACCGGGCTTACGAGCGGGTCGACGTGATCCTCGCGCCGACGACCCCGACCACGGCGTTCCCGCTCGGGGAGCGGGTGGACGACCCGGTGGCGATGTACCGGTTCGACCTGTGCACCATTCCGACGAACCTCGCCGGGCACCCTGGCATGTCCGTTCCGGCGGGGTTCTCCGCCGACGACGGACTGCCGGTGGGCCTGCAAATCCTCGCCCCGGCGCTCGCGGACGACCGGCTTTACCGGGTTGGGGCCGCCTACGAGGCCGCCAGGGGTCCGCTGCCGCACGCTTCGCTCTGATGGGTACATTCGTGGTATGCGTATTGGGACGATAGTCAACTATGCCGGTGGGTTTGTCGAGGTCGCGGATGAGATCGCGGAATTGGAGAAGGTCGGTCTCGACATCGTCTTCGTCCCAGAGGCCTACTCGTTCGACGCCGCCAGCCAACTGGGCTACTTGGCGGCCAAGACGTCCACCGTCACGCTCGCCTCGGGGGTTTTTCAGCTCTACACCCGGACCCCGACGCTCATCGCTATGACCGCGGCTGGGCTGGACTACGTGTCGGGCGGGCGTTTCGTCCTTGGCCTCGGAGCCTCCGGGCCGCAGGTCATCGAAGGCTTCCATGGTGTGAAGTACGACGCGCCCCTCGGCCGCACCCGCGAGACCGTCGAGATCTGCCGGAAGGTCTGGAAGCGTGAGCGCCTCGAATACGAGGGCAAACACTTCACGGTGCCGTTGCCGCCGGAAAAAGGCACAGGTCTCGGCAAGGCCTTGAAGCTCATCAACCACCCTGTCCGCGACCGGATCCCCGTGGTGATCGCCGCCCTCGGCGCGAAGAATGTGGCCCTGACCGCGGAGATCGCCGAAGGCTGGCAGCCCATCTTCTTCATGCCGGAGAAAGCGGGCGACGTGTGGGGGGCGGCGCTCGCCGAGGGCAAGGCAAAACGCGCCCCGGAGCTGGGGGAGCTCGACGTGTTCGCGGGCCCTGCCCTCGCCATCGGCGAGAATGTGGAGCATTTGTTCGCGTTCGTCAAACCCATGCTCGCCCTGTACATCGGCGGCATGGGCGCCAAGGGCAAGAACTTCTACCACGGCTTGGCGACCACATACGGCTTTGGCAAGCAGGCCGACGCCATTCAAGACCTGTACCTCGCGGGGAAAAAACAAGAGGCGGTCGAAGCCGTGCCCGACGAGCTGGTGCGGAGCATCTCGCTCATCGGCCCGAAGAGTTTCGTCGCCGAACGCGTCGCGGCGTTCAAAGAAGCCGGAGTGACCACGCTCAATGTGAACCCCTTGGCGGAGAACACGGCGGGGCGGGTCCAGCAGGTCGAGACTTTGGCCGGACTCCTCTGACTCAGCGCGCTTGCCGGCCACGGTATCCTGGCCTGTGTGAAACGGATCGGCGTTTTGACTGGCGGCGGAGACTGCCCGGGCTTGAATGCGGTTATCCGCGCTGTGGTGCGCACTTCTGTCGGCCGCTACCGCAGCACCGTCGTCGGTTTCCGCGACGGATGGCGGGGCCTTTTGGAGGACCGGCGCACCAAGCTCGACGACCTCGACAAAATTGACCGGATTTTGACGCGCGGCGGCACCATCCTCGGCACCGCGCGGGTGAACCCGGACAAGTTGCGCGCGGGTCTGGACCGGATCAAGCAGACCCTCGACGACAACGGGGTCGACGTGCTCATCCCCATCGGCGGCGAGGGCACGTTGACGGCGGCGAGCTGGTTGTCGGAATCCGGCGTCCCCGTGGTCGGCGTGCCGAAGACCATTGACAACGACATCGACTGCACGGATGTCACGTTCGGCTTCGACACCGCGTTGGCCATTGCGACAGATGCGATCGACCGGCTGCACACCACTGCCGAGTCCCATCAGCGGGTGATGCTCGTGGAGGTCATGGGCCGCCACGCGGGGTGGATCGCGCTGCACGCCGGACTGGCCTCGGGCGCGCATCTCACCCTCATCCCCGAGGTGCCGTTCGACGTGGACGAGGTCTGCGCCATGATTAAGAAGCGTTTCCAGCGCGGCGACGCGCATTTCATCGTGGTGGTGGCGGAAGGAGCCGCTCCGGACCCTCGGTCGATGACGCTGGCCGAGGGCGGCGTCGACGAGTTCGGGCACAAGATTTTCACCGGTGTGTCGCAGCAGCTCGGCCGGGAGATCGAGAAACGGATCGGCAAAGAGGTTCGCGTGACTGTTCTCGGGCATGTGCAGCGCGGTGGAACGCCGACGCCGTTCGACCGGGTGCTCGCGACTCGGTACGGCGTGCACGCCGCCGAAGCGGCGCACAATGGCGGCGAAGGCAACATGGTGGCTCTGCACGGCACGAAGATCGAGCTGGTCCCGTTGTCCGAGGCCACCAAACAGCTCAAACGGGTTCCGTCGGAGCGTTACGAAGAAGCCAGGGCTTTCTTCGGCTAGCGTGTCGCAGCTGCGGAGTGAACCGGCGTGTCCGGGGTCAGCCCAGCCAGTCCAGCACTGCCGCGGCCGTCCAAGACTGTTGCATGCTGCCGAGCGCCTCGCCCGTGTGCGGCTCGTAGTATTCGGCGAATTTCCCGTCGGCCACCAGGCGCAGTGCCTCGTCTTTGAGCTGCGCCGCGCGTTCGGGCCAGCCCCTGCGCGCGAAGGCGAACGAGAAAATCCAGGTGATGACCGGCCACACCGGTCCTCGCCAGTACTCCTTGGGCCGGTACTGCTTCGACACTGGCGAGGTGGACGGCGGCAGAGCGTAGAGCAGGTCAGGATGTCCGCACCAACGTGAGCCTTCGAAAAGCCGGGCGAGGGCCATCTCCCTTGGCCGGTCCAAACCGCCGCAGATCAGCGGCGCGAACATGGCCAAGGTGTCGGTGGGAATCCGTTGCCCCGCGATGAGGTCGAAGTCGCTGGCCGCGCCGGAGCGGTGGTGCGCCGTGGAGGCCACTCCGGAGCGGAACAGCTCCGCCCACGCGCGCAGCTCCCGCACGTCCGCGTGGGGTTTGGCGTGGTCCTCGCCGATATACGCCAGCATCTCGCAGGCCATGGCGAAAATCGCGGAGAAAAACACGTCTTGCACCTGGAAGCCCATGACGGCGGGCAGCTTCTCGTCGTCGTAGCCGACCGACTTCATCTGCTCGACCAGCCACAGGTATCGGTCGTATTCGGCGTTCGTCGGACGCTGGCCGGGGTCGCCGACCACGGAAATGTCCTCGCGCACATATCCGGGCATCCGGCCGGGCACGACGTTCTCGTAGGCCGCGTCCCAGCGCGGGGAGTTGTCCATGCCCGATTCCCAGCCGTGGTAGAGCGTGATGAGGCCGTGTTGCCCTTGGTCCCTGGCGGTGGCGAGCCATCGGTGCCAGCGCATGAGGTCCGGCCAGCGGCGGTTGAGGAATTCCTCAGCGACGCCGCGCACCGTCTTGCCCCTTCGGCGGGAGTGGTCGAGGATGCGCTGGACGGCGATGACGTGCACCGGGGGCTGGGTGATCCCGGAGGTCTCTGGTTTTTTCGGGGCCGAGGCCGCCAGCCTCGCGGTCTCCCAGCGCTCGGGGCCGGGGAAGTAGCCGGTGGCTGCTGGGGCGAAAACGATATGCGGGATCATCCCTGTGGACCATTGCGCCGAGAGGAGTGTGTCCAGCTCCCGCACGGCGCGCTCGACGCTGAGCGAGGCGAGTCCCGCCGCCACGATCGCGGCGTCCCAGCTCCACATGTGCGGGTAGAGCTTGGGCGCGGCCGTGGTCATGGCGCCGAGGTCGTTCCCTTTGAGCAAGTACGCGGCTCGTGCGGCGAGCTGGGTCGGGGAGAAGCCGCGGCGGATCACCTGACCATTGTGCGGGAAACTCGTGTGTTCGGCATGGTTTGCGGAGGCTAGACTGTCCCGATGACCACTGCTGCCGCTGATGTGTTGGACTATGACGAGGTCTTGGAGCGTTTCGACCCGGTGTTGGGCTTGGAAGTCCATGTGGAGCTCAACACCGCCACGAAGATGTTCTGCGGTTGCCGGGTGGTTTTCGGGGCGCCGCCGAACACCCAGGTCTGTCCGACGTGCCTCGGATTGCCGGGCGCGTTGCCCTCGCTCAACGAGAAGGCGCTCGAGTCGGCGGTGCGCATCGGGCTCGCCCTGGGTTGCGCGATCCGCCCTTGGGGGCGTTTCGCCCGGAAGAACTACTTCTACCCGGACATGCCGAAGAACTACCAGATCTCCCAGTACGACGAGCCGATCGCCGAGAACGGCGCGCTTGAGGTGACCTTGGAGGACGGGACTGCGGTCACCGTCGAGATCGAACGCGCGCATATGGAGGAGGACACCGGCAAGCTCACGCACATCGGCAGCTCGGACGGCCGCATTGGCGGGGCGGACCAGTCGCTCGTGGACTTCAACCGGGCGGGCACTCCGTTGATCGAGATCGTCACCAAGCCCATTGTCGGCACGGGCGCCCGTGCCCCGGAAGTCGCGAGGGCCTACGTCACGGCGTTGCGGGAGCTGCTCGGCGCGCTCGGGGTCTCGGATGTGCGCATGGAGCAAGGATCGTTGCGTTGCGACGCGAACGTCTCGCTCATGGCCAAGGGCGCGCAAGAGTTCGGGACGCGCACCGAGACGAAGAACGTGAACTCCTTGCGCAGCGTGGAGACCGCTGTTCGCCACGAGATGCGCAGGCAAGCGGCAGTGCTCGTCAACGGCGGCGAGATTTTGCAGGAGACCAGGCACTACCAGGACGACGGGACGACCAAGCCGGGACGGATCAAAGAGACCGCCGCGGATTACCGCTATTTCCCCGAGCCTGATCTTGTGCCGGTGGCCCCGGACCCGGCTTGGGTGCAGAGTTTGCGCGCGACCCTGCCGGAGCCTCCTGCGCGGCGCCGGGCGCGGTTGCAGGCCGAATGGGGCTTCAGCGACGAGGTGATGCGGGATGTGGTGAACGCGGGCGCTGTGGAGCTCATCATCGAAAGCGTCGAGGCGGGCGCGGGTGCGGACGCGGCGCGGGGAGTGTGGCTCTCCCAGCTCTCCCGTGTCGCGAACGAGCGAGGGGTGGCGCTCGCCGACCTGCCGATCACCCCGGCCCAGGTGGCGAAGACGCTCGCGCTTGTCGCCTCTGGAGAGCTCACCAGCAAAATGGCGGCGCAAGTGATCGACGGGGTGCTCGCAGGGGAGGGCGAGCCCGATGCGGTCGTCGCGCAGCGGGGTTTGAAGGTCGTGCGCGACGACGGCGCGCTCCAGGCCGCCGTTGACGCGGCGCTCGCGCAGTTCCCGTCCGAGGCCGACGCGATCCGTGAAGGCAGGCAGCAGGCGATCGGCCCGGTCATGGGCGCGGTGATGAAGGCGATGAAAGGACAGGCGGACGGCAAAGCTGTTCGCGCCTTGATCCTGAAGTCCTGCGGGCAGGGGTAGATCCGGAGCCGGCCGATCCCGTGTGAGCCTTCTCGCGTAAGCCGTGAGTGTGTCGTATAGCAGTGTTATTTACACACTCTGTGCTTTCGAGCGCCCCTTGGAAAGGCTGGCGGCTGCGGACGAGGCGGCATTGGTCGAGTTCGGCGCGACGGGCATCGCGTTTGTCGAGCGCAGCGGATTGCGGGTCCTCATCGCGCAACGCGGCAAAGCGCGCTGCTGGATGCCGTACGAGGGGAATGAGAACCACATCGGCGCCATGTACGCGGGGGCGTTGGTCACGTTGGCCGAGCTTCCCGGCGGTCTACTGTATTTGACCTCGTTCGACACGCGCAGTTCTTCCCCATCGTCAAAGAGATGAACATTCAGTTCCACAAGCCCGTCACAAGCGACGTCACCGTGGAGATCTGCCTCGCAGAGGAGGCCATCGCCGCGATCCAAGAGGAGGCGCAGGCGAAGGGCAAGGCCGATTTCGTCCTCGAAGGGGAGCTGAAGACGCAGGACGGCGTCCTGGCCGCGACCAGCCGGGGGATGTACCAGCTTCGCGCCATCGGCGAGAAGCGGTCAGTCGTCTTTCGGTTTCGGCGGTTCGCCGAAACCGGGGACGTTGCCGCCGCCGCCTCCGCCGCCGGCGCTGCAGACCACACGGTCATCGACGTTCTCGTTCGGCTTGCCGCCGGGGGAGCGATTGACTGTGCCGAAGCACAGCATGCCCGAGGCGGAGGCCGCGACGTCGCCGAGCGCGCCGTACTTGCCGTCCACTGCCACCACGGGCGGGGCAGGCAGGCCGCTGGCTCCGGTCGGCATCGTGAGTGTGAGGAGTTTGTCGCGCACCGCCACGAAGGCGACCATTTTTTTCACAGCGCACCCGGACACCCCCGGCCGGTCCGGCCAGCTCCACACCAGCTGCGGCGATTTCGTCCCTTTCGGAATGCGCAGCAGCTCGTCTTTCACGGGGCTGCGATTCGTGTACCACAGCGTGGAGTCGGGGTCGTCGATATCAAAGCAGAGCGCCCCGCCTGAGCCGAGGCCGCTCGTGATGATTTCCGGTTCGGCGTGCGCGCCGCCCTCCAGCTGGTTCGGTTCGATTCGCAAGATTTTCCCCGCGAGGGAGTTCGGGTCCGCCGCCGCGGCTTCGTCGCCAGCGCTGCTGGTGAGCACGTACAGCGCGCCGCCAGGTCCAAACTGGATCGACCCGTAGTTGCCGTCGGCGGTGTGCGGAATGCCGACCAGGACGTCGCTCGC from Segniliparus rotundus DSM 44985 includes:
- the ggh gene encoding glucosylglycerate hydrolase, which gives rise to MIRRGFSPTQLAARAAYLLKGNDLGAMTTAAPKLYPHMWSWDAAIVAAGLASLSVERAVRELDTLLSAQWSTGMIPHIVFAPAATGYFPGPERWETARLAASAPKKPETSGITQPPVHVIAVQRILDHSRRRGKTVRGVAEEFLNRRWPDLMRWHRWLATARDQGQHGLITLYHGWESGMDNSPRWDAAYENVVPGRMPGYVREDISVVGDPGQRPTNAEYDRYLWLVEQMKSVGYDDEKLPAVMGFQVQDVFFSAIFAMACEMLAYIGEDHAKPHADVRELRAWAELFRSGVASTAHHRSGAASDFDLIAGQRIPTDTLAMFAPLICGGLDRPREMALARLFEGSRWCGHPDLLYALPPSTSPVSKQYRPKEYWRGPVWPVITWIFSFAFARRGWPERAAQLKDEALRLVADGKFAEYYEPHTGEALGSMQQSWTAAAVLDWLG
- a CDS encoding LLM class F420-dependent oxidoreductase, with product MRIGTIVNYAGGFVEVADEIAELEKVGLDIVFVPEAYSFDAASQLGYLAAKTSTVTLASGVFQLYTRTPTLIAMTAAGLDYVSGGRFVLGLGASGPQVIEGFHGVKYDAPLGRTRETVEICRKVWKRERLEYEGKHFTVPLPPEKGTGLGKALKLINHPVRDRIPVVIAALGAKNVALTAEIAEGWQPIFFMPEKAGDVWGAALAEGKAKRAPELGELDVFAGPALAIGENVEHLFAFVKPMLALYIGGMGAKGKNFYHGLATTYGFGKQADAIQDLYLAGKKQEAVEAVPDELVRSISLIGPKSFVAERVAAFKEAGVTTLNVNPLAENTAGRVQQVETLAGLL
- the gatA gene encoding Asp-tRNA(Asn)/Glu-tRNA(Gln) amidotransferase subunit GatA produces the protein MSANTQEITTSSAAHLAELIRSKELSSVEVVQAHLGRIGEVDERLHAFLHVAGDEALATARSVDESLARGEAPASPLAGVPVALKDIFTTKGMPTTAGSKILDGWRSPYDATVTEKLRRAGLPILGKTNTDEFAMGSSTENSAYGPTRNPWDLARTPGGSGGGNSAALAAFEAPLAVGTDTGGSIRQPAALTGTVGVKPTYGTVSRYGMIACASSLDQGGPGARTVLDAALLHEVIAGHDPKDGTSTKRAVPSVVEAAKAGAAGDLKGLKVGVVKELHGYGYQPGAYAAFEAAVRQVQALGAEAVEVSCPHFPFAMPAYYLILPSEVSSNLARFDGVRYGARVGDDGRADVASVMTASRSSGFGPEVKRRVIIGTYALSAGYYDAFYGQAQKVRALVAQDFDRAYERVDVILAPTTPTTAFPLGERVDDPVAMYRFDLCTIPTNLAGHPGMSVPAGFSADDGLPVGLQILAPALADDRLYRVGAAYEAARGPLPHASL
- a CDS encoding ATP-dependent 6-phosphofructokinase, which codes for MKRIGVLTGGGDCPGLNAVIRAVVRTSVGRYRSTVVGFRDGWRGLLEDRRTKLDDLDKIDRILTRGGTILGTARVNPDKLRAGLDRIKQTLDDNGVDVLIPIGGEGTLTAASWLSESGVPVVGVPKTIDNDIDCTDVTFGFDTALAIATDAIDRLHTTAESHQRVMLVEVMGRHAGWIALHAGLASGAHLTLIPEVPFDVDEVCAMIKKRFQRGDAHFIVVVAEGAAPDPRSMTLAEGGVDEFGHKIFTGVSQQLGREIEKRIGKEVRVTVLGHVQRGGTPTPFDRVLATRYGVHAAEAAHNGGEGNMVALHGTKIELVPLSEATKQLKRVPSERYEEARAFFG
- the gatB gene encoding Asp-tRNA(Asn)/Glu-tRNA(Gln) amidotransferase subunit GatB; translation: MTTAAADVLDYDEVLERFDPVLGLEVHVELNTATKMFCGCRVVFGAPPNTQVCPTCLGLPGALPSLNEKALESAVRIGLALGCAIRPWGRFARKNYFYPDMPKNYQISQYDEPIAENGALEVTLEDGTAVTVEIERAHMEEDTGKLTHIGSSDGRIGGADQSLVDFNRAGTPLIEIVTKPIVGTGARAPEVARAYVTALRELLGALGVSDVRMEQGSLRCDANVSLMAKGAQEFGTRTETKNVNSLRSVETAVRHEMRRQAAVLVNGGEILQETRHYQDDGTTKPGRIKETAADYRYFPEPDLVPVAPDPAWVQSLRATLPEPPARRRARLQAEWGFSDEVMRDVVNAGAVELIIESVEAGAGADAARGVWLSQLSRVANERGVALADLPITPAQVAKTLALVASGELTSKMAAQVIDGVLAGEGEPDAVVAQRGLKVVRDDGALQAAVDAALAQFPSEADAIREGRQQAIGPVMGAVMKAMKGQADGKAVRALILKSCGQG
- a CDS encoding PQQ-dependent sugar dehydrogenase, encoding MKFRAFAASAALACALPLVAGCADFEHLNNSPFQDAFQGALSGGKKPPPEQQQPSPPQEQQGPDDRKPGPCEDLDPAVIATCINITGGIAPIPGAQAALVAERGTGNILLAKRGPSQKPALVTHVDVNAAGDGGLMDIALSPQFGTDGAIFAYISTPSDNRVVRLTKEGGASDVLVGIPHTADGNYGSIQFGPGGALYVLTSSAGDEAAAADPNSLAGKILRIEPNQLEGGAHAEPEIITSGLGSGGALCFDIDDPDSTLWYTNRSPVKDELLRIPKGTKSPQLVWSWPDRPGVSGCAVKKMVAFVAVRDKLLTLTMPTGASGLPAPPVVAVDGKYGALGDVAASASGMLCFGTVNRSPGGKPNENVDDRVVCSAGGGGGGGNVPGFGEPPKPKDD
- a CDS encoding DUF4442 domain-containing protein; protein product: MERLAAADEAALVEFGATGIAFVERSGLRVLIAQRGKARCWMPYEGNENHIGAMYAGALVTLAELPGGLLYLTSFDTRSSSPSSKR